In one window of Musa acuminata AAA Group cultivar baxijiao chromosome BXJ3-2, Cavendish_Baxijiao_AAA, whole genome shotgun sequence DNA:
- the LOC103976647 gene encoding uncharacterized protein LOC103976647 isoform X2: protein MAEEFMHKNRLQEYTQRSSITLPLYQTINEGTPHAPEFRSTVIVDGKNFTSPCTFPTKKAAEQCAAKFALEGIRIINKNKGLSLIHNDTILCKLILHEYSVKMNMNLPTYETSHKPGLIPAFVSSVLFDNKTFKGETAMSKKEAERVAACTVIKYILGNCDTGDIMRQIIESKNKHYAVVHRGKGSCSSLDRNAETSGPSSSIQENKMLTPLFYDIPHAVAYSEAFASVPANTAAADSICSAKEEYAGKQCSTLIESWNSLSTPTVTVIAGGSTNGASGTDFVVSHMLLPIQGKAEVPSDDPTSHARDVVPISSKGRSREKNEEQCQLKKARVDGQYVTCSRCKSVSRAKLLLYLVTDVLIRLSAHLHGVLTFLFVELS, encoded by the exons ATGGCAGAAGAGTTCATGCATAAGAATAGGTTGCAAGAATATACACAAAGATCTTCTATCACCTTGCCACTATATCAGACTATAAATGAGGGAACACCGCATGCGCCAGAGTTCAGGTCTACTGTAATCGTGGATGGGAAAAATTTCACTTCCCCTTGCACATTTCCGACCAAAAAGGCAGCCGAACAATGTGCAGCAAAATTTGCCCTTGAGGGCATCCGTATCATCAACAAGAACAAGGGCTTGTCTCTCATCCATAAT GATACCATTCTCTGTAAACTTATCCTGCATGAATATTCTGTGAAGATGAACATGAACCTGCCAACATATGAGACTTCTCACAAGCCAGGGCTGATTCCAGCCTTCGTCTCTTCTGTTTTGTTTGATAACAAGACATTTAAAGGTGAAACTGCAATGAGCAAAAAAGAGGCAGAACGGGTTGCTGCTTGCACTGTTATTAAATATATTCTAG GAAACTGTGATACAGGAGATATTATGAGACAAATcatagaatcaaagaataaacatTATGCTGTGGTGCATAGAGGGAAAGGATCATGCTCATCCCTGGATAGAAATGCAGAGACAAGTGGTCCCAGTAGTAGTATCCAAGAAAATAAAATGTTGACTCCCTTGTTTTATGACATTCCACATGCTGTTGCATATTCTGAGGCATTTGCTTCAGTACCTGCTAACACTGCAGCAGCAGATTCTATTTGTTCAGCCAAGGAGGAATATGCAGGTAAACAATGTTCTACCTTGATTGAGAGTTGGAACTCTTTGTCAACTCCAACCGTAACAGTTATAGCAGGTGGATCAACAAATGGTGCTTCCGGAACTGACTTTGTTGTGTCTCACATGCTGCTTCCTATTCAAGGGAAAGCTGAAGTACCATCTGATGACCCAACTAGCCACGCCCGAGATGTGGTTCCTATTTCAAGTAAAGGGCGTTCCAGGGAAAAGAATGAAGAACAGTGCCAGTTAAAGAAAGCTCGAGTAGATGGACAGTATGTTACCTGTTCTCGTTGCAAGTCTGTATCGCGTGCAAAGTTGCTACTTTACTTGGTTACGGATGTGCTGATACGCTTAAGTGCACACCTCCATGGTGTACTAACCTTTCTTTTCGTAGAATTGTCTTGA
- the LOC103976647 gene encoding double-stranded RNA-binding protein 2 isoform X3: MAEEFMHKNRLQEYTQRSSITLPLYQTINEGTPHAPEFRSTVIVDGKNFTSPCTFPTKKAAEQCAAKFALEGIRIINKNKGLSLIHNDTILCKLILHEYSVKMNMNLPTYETSHKPGLIPAFVSSVLFDNKTFKGETAMSKKEAERVAACTVIKYILGNCDTGDIMRQIIESKNKHYAVVHRGKGSCSSLDRNAETSGPSSSIQENKMLTPLFYDIPHAVAYSEAFASVPANTAAADSICSAKEEYAGGSTNGASGTDFVVSHMLLPIQGKAEVPSDDPTSHARDVVPISSKGRSREKNEEQCQLKKARVDGQYVTCSRCKSVSRAKLLLYLVTDVLIRLSAHLHGHSLNHVLNIQGI; encoded by the exons ATGGCAGAAGAGTTCATGCATAAGAATAGGTTGCAAGAATATACACAAAGATCTTCTATCACCTTGCCACTATATCAGACTATAAATGAGGGAACACCGCATGCGCCAGAGTTCAGGTCTACTGTAATCGTGGATGGGAAAAATTTCACTTCCCCTTGCACATTTCCGACCAAAAAGGCAGCCGAACAATGTGCAGCAAAATTTGCCCTTGAGGGCATCCGTATCATCAACAAGAACAAGGGCTTGTCTCTCATCCATAAT GATACCATTCTCTGTAAACTTATCCTGCATGAATATTCTGTGAAGATGAACATGAACCTGCCAACATATGAGACTTCTCACAAGCCAGGGCTGATTCCAGCCTTCGTCTCTTCTGTTTTGTTTGATAACAAGACATTTAAAGGTGAAACTGCAATGAGCAAAAAAGAGGCAGAACGGGTTGCTGCTTGCACTGTTATTAAATATATTCTAG GAAACTGTGATACAGGAGATATTATGAGACAAATcatagaatcaaagaataaacatTATGCTGTGGTGCATAGAGGGAAAGGATCATGCTCATCCCTGGATAGAAATGCAGAGACAAGTGGTCCCAGTAGTAGTATCCAAGAAAATAAAATGTTGACTCCCTTGTTTTATGACATTCCACATGCTGTTGCATATTCTGAGGCATTTGCTTCAGTACCTGCTAACACTGCAGCAGCAGATTCTATTTGTTCAGCCAAGGAGGAATATGCAG GTGGATCAACAAATGGTGCTTCCGGAACTGACTTTGTTGTGTCTCACATGCTGCTTCCTATTCAAGGGAAAGCTGAAGTACCATCTGATGACCCAACTAGCCACGCCCGAGATGTGGTTCCTATTTCAAGTAAAGGGCGTTCCAGGGAAAAGAATGAAGAACAGTGCCAGTTAAAGAAAGCTCGAGTAGATGGACAGTATGTTACCTGTTCTCGTTGCAAGTCTGTATCGCGTGCAAAGTTGCTACTTTACTTGGTTACGGATGTGCTGATACGCTTAAGTGCACACCTCCATG GTCACAGTTTGAACCATGTGCTCAACATTCAGGGAATTTAG
- the LOC103976647 gene encoding uncharacterized protein LOC103976647 isoform X4: MAEEFMHKNRLQEYTQRSSITLPLYQTINEGTPHAPEFRSTVIVDGKNFTSPCTFPTKKAAEQCAAKFALEGIRIINKNKGLSLIHNDTILCKLILHEYSVKMNMNLPTYETSHKPGLIPAFVSSVLFDNKTFKGETAMSKKEAERVAACTVIKYILGNCDTGDIMRQIIESKNKHYAVVHRGKGSCSSLDRNAETSGPSSSIQENKMLTPLFYDIPHAVAYSEAFASVPANTAAADSICSAKEEYAGKQCSTLIESWNSLSTPTVTVIAGGSTNGASGTDFVVSHMLLPIQGKAEVPSDDPTSHARDVVPISSKGRSREKNEEQCQLKKARVDGQSQFEPCAQHSGNLVIIDI; encoded by the exons ATGGCAGAAGAGTTCATGCATAAGAATAGGTTGCAAGAATATACACAAAGATCTTCTATCACCTTGCCACTATATCAGACTATAAATGAGGGAACACCGCATGCGCCAGAGTTCAGGTCTACTGTAATCGTGGATGGGAAAAATTTCACTTCCCCTTGCACATTTCCGACCAAAAAGGCAGCCGAACAATGTGCAGCAAAATTTGCCCTTGAGGGCATCCGTATCATCAACAAGAACAAGGGCTTGTCTCTCATCCATAAT GATACCATTCTCTGTAAACTTATCCTGCATGAATATTCTGTGAAGATGAACATGAACCTGCCAACATATGAGACTTCTCACAAGCCAGGGCTGATTCCAGCCTTCGTCTCTTCTGTTTTGTTTGATAACAAGACATTTAAAGGTGAAACTGCAATGAGCAAAAAAGAGGCAGAACGGGTTGCTGCTTGCACTGTTATTAAATATATTCTAG GAAACTGTGATACAGGAGATATTATGAGACAAATcatagaatcaaagaataaacatTATGCTGTGGTGCATAGAGGGAAAGGATCATGCTCATCCCTGGATAGAAATGCAGAGACAAGTGGTCCCAGTAGTAGTATCCAAGAAAATAAAATGTTGACTCCCTTGTTTTATGACATTCCACATGCTGTTGCATATTCTGAGGCATTTGCTTCAGTACCTGCTAACACTGCAGCAGCAGATTCTATTTGTTCAGCCAAGGAGGAATATGCAGGTAAACAATGTTCTACCTTGATTGAGAGTTGGAACTCTTTGTCAACTCCAACCGTAACAGTTATAGCAGGTGGATCAACAAATGGTGCTTCCGGAACTGACTTTGTTGTGTCTCACATGCTGCTTCCTATTCAAGGGAAAGCTGAAGTACCATCTGATGACCCAACTAGCCACGCCCGAGATGTGGTTCCTATTTCAAGTAAAGGGCGTTCCAGGGAAAAGAATGAAGAACAGTGCCAGTTAAAGAAAGCTCGAGTAGATGGACA GTCACAGTTTGAACCATGTGCTCAACATTCAGGGAATTTAGTCATCATCGATATCTGA
- the LOC135632077 gene encoding uncharacterized GPI-anchored protein At4g28100-like, translated as MPNLLPLLVLVQVSFLVAVPDPDTASIQLIAATATAASTPVTIPASPEQSGVSFAACPLDPPSDLLPSISAACTASDGGPPSRYSCCPALKAWLLTAYSATALAAQPVPSTGFDLPALPDDSETCIGGVERALRHRGVELPRVNATCDAAYCYCGVRLRRLACAGAFVADVKLGRWVPAGDAGRRLKKDCSRPGFAGCTRCLRTLNQLKAKEKQGGSSNLSIPGKAAAAAHERECQLMGLTWLLSKNRTLFLPTATSVLEALMAAEDAGGSHPASCSLSLDEVPLAVRSHQIHGHGGSFAVPPSSLFYLLLLLTLHPIFHV; from the exons ATGCCTAATCTCCTACCGCTGCTAGTGCTGGTCCAGGTCTCTTTCCTGGTGGCGGTGCCCGACCCTGACACCGCTTCCATTCAGCTCATCGCTGCCACCGCCACTGCCGCCTCCACTCCAGTCACCATCCCAGCCTCCCCCGAGCAGTCCGGCGTCTCCTTCGCCGCCTGCCCTCTCGACCCGCCGTCCGACCTTCTACCATCAATCTCCGCCGCCTGCACTGCCTCCGACGGCGGTCCTCCCTCCCGCTATAGCTGCTGTCCCGCCCTCAAGGCATGGCTGCTCACCGCCTACTCCGCCACTGCTCTCGCAGCCCAACCCGTACCATCCACCGGCTTCGACCTGCCGGCCCTCCCCGACGACTCGGAGACGTGCATCGGCGGCGTGGAGCGCGCGCTCCGCCACCGCGGGGTGGAGCTCCCGCGCGTGAATGCCACGTGCGACGCTGCGTATTGCTACTGCGGCGTCCGCCTCCGGCGTCTCGCCTGCGCTGGGGCGTTCGTTGCGGACGTCAAGTTGGGGCGGTGGGTGCCGGCAGGGGACGCCGGACGGCGGCTGAAGAAGGACTGCTCTCGTCCCGGGTTCGCCGGGTGCACTCGGTGCCTTCGGACCCTAAACCAG CTGAAGGCCAAAGAGAAGCAGGGTGGCAGCAGCAACCTGAGCATACCAGGCAAGGCGGCGGCCGCAGCGCATGAGAGGGAATGCCAGCTGATGGGACTGACATGGCTCCTCTCCAAGAACCGGACACTCTTCCTGCCCACCGCCACCTCCGTCCTCGAGGCGCTCATGGCGGCCGAGGATGCCGGCGGCTCCCACCCGGCTTCCTGCTCCCTCTCCCTCGACGAAGTGCCGCTCGCCGTCAGATCTCACCAGATCCATGGCCACGGCGGATCCTTCGCGGTCCCACCCTCGTCCCTCTTCTACCTGCTTCTGTTGCTAACCTTGCACCCAATCTTCCATGTCTAG
- the LOC103976647 gene encoding uncharacterized protein LOC103976647 isoform X5 — translation MAEEFMHKNRLQEYTQRSSITLPLYQTINEGTPHAPEFRSTVIVDGKNFTSPCTFPTKKAAEQCAAKFALEGIRIINKNKGLSLIHNDTILCKLILHEYSVKMNMNLPTYETSHKPGLIPAFVSSVLFDNKTFKGETAMSKKEAERVAACTVIKYILGNCDTGDIMRQIIESKNKHYAVVHRGKGSCSSLDRNAETSGPSSSIQENKMLTPLFYDIPHAVAYSEAFASVPANTAAADSICSAKEEYAGKAEVPSDDPTSHARDVVPISSKGRSREKNEEQCQLKKARVDGQYVTCSRCKSVSRAKLLLYLVTDVLIRLSAHLHGHSLNHVLNIQGI, via the exons ATGGCAGAAGAGTTCATGCATAAGAATAGGTTGCAAGAATATACACAAAGATCTTCTATCACCTTGCCACTATATCAGACTATAAATGAGGGAACACCGCATGCGCCAGAGTTCAGGTCTACTGTAATCGTGGATGGGAAAAATTTCACTTCCCCTTGCACATTTCCGACCAAAAAGGCAGCCGAACAATGTGCAGCAAAATTTGCCCTTGAGGGCATCCGTATCATCAACAAGAACAAGGGCTTGTCTCTCATCCATAAT GATACCATTCTCTGTAAACTTATCCTGCATGAATATTCTGTGAAGATGAACATGAACCTGCCAACATATGAGACTTCTCACAAGCCAGGGCTGATTCCAGCCTTCGTCTCTTCTGTTTTGTTTGATAACAAGACATTTAAAGGTGAAACTGCAATGAGCAAAAAAGAGGCAGAACGGGTTGCTGCTTGCACTGTTATTAAATATATTCTAG GAAACTGTGATACAGGAGATATTATGAGACAAATcatagaatcaaagaataaacatTATGCTGTGGTGCATAGAGGGAAAGGATCATGCTCATCCCTGGATAGAAATGCAGAGACAAGTGGTCCCAGTAGTAGTATCCAAGAAAATAAAATGTTGACTCCCTTGTTTTATGACATTCCACATGCTGTTGCATATTCTGAGGCATTTGCTTCAGTACCTGCTAACACTGCAGCAGCAGATTCTATTTGTTCAGCCAAGGAGGAATATGCAG GGAAAGCTGAAGTACCATCTGATGACCCAACTAGCCACGCCCGAGATGTGGTTCCTATTTCAAGTAAAGGGCGTTCCAGGGAAAAGAATGAAGAACAGTGCCAGTTAAAGAAAGCTCGAGTAGATGGACAGTATGTTACCTGTTCTCGTTGCAAGTCTGTATCGCGTGCAAAGTTGCTACTTTACTTGGTTACGGATGTGCTGATACGCTTAAGTGCACACCTCCATG GTCACAGTTTGAACCATGTGCTCAACATTCAGGGAATTTAG
- the LOC103976647 gene encoding uncharacterized protein LOC103976647 isoform X1: protein MAEEFMHKNRLQEYTQRSSITLPLYQTINEGTPHAPEFRSTVIVDGKNFTSPCTFPTKKAAEQCAAKFALEGIRIINKNKGLSLIHNDTILCKLILHEYSVKMNMNLPTYETSHKPGLIPAFVSSVLFDNKTFKGETAMSKKEAERVAACTVIKYILGNCDTGDIMRQIIESKNKHYAVVHRGKGSCSSLDRNAETSGPSSSIQENKMLTPLFYDIPHAVAYSEAFASVPANTAAADSICSAKEEYAGKQCSTLIESWNSLSTPTVTVIAGGSTNGASGTDFVVSHMLLPIQGKAEVPSDDPTSHARDVVPISSKGRSREKNEEQCQLKKARVDGQYVTCSRCKSVSRAKLLLYLVTDVLIRLSAHLHGHSLNHVLNIQGI, encoded by the exons ATGGCAGAAGAGTTCATGCATAAGAATAGGTTGCAAGAATATACACAAAGATCTTCTATCACCTTGCCACTATATCAGACTATAAATGAGGGAACACCGCATGCGCCAGAGTTCAGGTCTACTGTAATCGTGGATGGGAAAAATTTCACTTCCCCTTGCACATTTCCGACCAAAAAGGCAGCCGAACAATGTGCAGCAAAATTTGCCCTTGAGGGCATCCGTATCATCAACAAGAACAAGGGCTTGTCTCTCATCCATAAT GATACCATTCTCTGTAAACTTATCCTGCATGAATATTCTGTGAAGATGAACATGAACCTGCCAACATATGAGACTTCTCACAAGCCAGGGCTGATTCCAGCCTTCGTCTCTTCTGTTTTGTTTGATAACAAGACATTTAAAGGTGAAACTGCAATGAGCAAAAAAGAGGCAGAACGGGTTGCTGCTTGCACTGTTATTAAATATATTCTAG GAAACTGTGATACAGGAGATATTATGAGACAAATcatagaatcaaagaataaacatTATGCTGTGGTGCATAGAGGGAAAGGATCATGCTCATCCCTGGATAGAAATGCAGAGACAAGTGGTCCCAGTAGTAGTATCCAAGAAAATAAAATGTTGACTCCCTTGTTTTATGACATTCCACATGCTGTTGCATATTCTGAGGCATTTGCTTCAGTACCTGCTAACACTGCAGCAGCAGATTCTATTTGTTCAGCCAAGGAGGAATATGCAGGTAAACAATGTTCTACCTTGATTGAGAGTTGGAACTCTTTGTCAACTCCAACCGTAACAGTTATAGCAGGTGGATCAACAAATGGTGCTTCCGGAACTGACTTTGTTGTGTCTCACATGCTGCTTCCTATTCAAGGGAAAGCTGAAGTACCATCTGATGACCCAACTAGCCACGCCCGAGATGTGGTTCCTATTTCAAGTAAAGGGCGTTCCAGGGAAAAGAATGAAGAACAGTGCCAGTTAAAGAAAGCTCGAGTAGATGGACAGTATGTTACCTGTTCTCGTTGCAAGTCTGTATCGCGTGCAAAGTTGCTACTTTACTTGGTTACGGATGTGCTGATACGCTTAAGTGCACACCTCCATG GTCACAGTTTGAACCATGTGCTCAACATTCAGGGAATTTAG